The window GGAACTGGCAAAGACGGAAGAATAAATAAGGGAGATGTGCTAAATGTTTTAGCAACAACTACCGTAAGAGCCCCAGAAATAGAAACGGTAATACCTGGAGATAAGCCGGTAGAAAAAGTGCGTATGTCCCGTCTTAGAAAGACTATAGCTCAGCGTTTAAAAGACTCACAAAATACAGCAGCTATTCTTACTACTTTCAACGAAATTGATATGTTAAACGTGATTAATTTACGTAAGAAACACCGGGAGGAATTCGAGAAAAAGCATGGTGTTAAGCTGGGGTTTATGTCATTTTTTGTTAAAGCTGTTGTAAATGCTTTAAAAGAGATACCTGCTGTAAATGCTGAGATAGACGGAGATGATATAATATACAAGCGTTACTACGACATAGGCGTAGCTGTTGGTACTGATCAAGGTTTGGTAGTACCGGTTCTGCGGAATGCTGATAAAATGAGTTTTTCTACGGTTGAGAAAGAAATAGGACATTTAGCAGCAAAGGCCCGGGACGGTAAACTTGCAATGGTTGATTTAACAGGAGGGACATTTTCTATTACTAATGGTGGGGTTTATGGTTCATTACTTTCAACTCCGATTATTAATCCTCCACAAAGCGGTATTATAGGTTTGCATAATACGCAAGAAAGGCCGGTAGTTATCGATGGGAAGATTGAAATTCGTCCAATGATGTATATTGCCCTATCTTATGACCACAGAATAATTGACGGTAAGGATGCGGTAACTTTCTTGGTTAAAGTAAAAAACGCTATTGAAAATCCGGAAAGATTACTTTTTGATTTGTAGTTTACTTTGAGTTATGGATGCAGAATTTTAAGTTATAAGCTTTTTGCACTAGTATTTTTAAATTGCCAACTTATAATCAAATTTTAAAAAACGTTAACTTAACTTATCTAAATAAGGGTTGTATAAATAGTAATGTATGAGATTTTTCTTGAGATTGTTTGGTTTGTCGAAAGCCTAGGTTATCTAGGTATATTTATCATGACATTTGTTGAAAGCACTTTTATACCAATACCAGCAGAGATTACCTTAATTCCGGCCGGATACCTTGTACACAAGGGGGAAATGCATGGATTATTAGTCTTGGTGGTAAGTAGTATTGGAACTCTAGGCGGTTCACTGGCAAAT of the Candidatus Megaera polyxenophila genome contains:
- a CDS encoding dihydrolipoamide succinyltransferase — encoded protein: MNVEIIVPALGESVSEATVAKWYKKAGDVVKLDELLLELETEKVTLEVSAVAEGILDTILKQEGDVVSIGQVLGSIKPGIATQNTEVNQKASSTPVLGIETRVPTIQEKKVDSVSAMPPSVQKLVKENNLNPATIAGTGKDGRINKGDVLNVLATTTVRAPEIETVIPGDKPVEKVRMSRLRKTIAQRLKDSQNTAAILTTFNEIDMLNVINLRKKHREEFEKKHGVKLGFMSFFVKAVVNALKEIPAVNAEIDGDDIIYKRYYDIGVAVGTDQGLVVPVLRNADKMSFSTVEKEIGHLAAKARDGKLAMVDLTGGTFSITNGGVYGSLLSTPIINPPQSGIIGLHNTQERPVVIDGKIEIRPMMYIALSYDHRIIDGKDAVTFLVKVKNAIENPERLLFDL